The genomic interval TGGGGGCCAGGGGCTTGGGCCACCGCTGCTCAAACTTCTCAAAGAAGTGCTCATCAGTGAAGGGGCCGCTGTGGATGATGGCATCCAGGATGAAGTACAGCACTGCTATCATGCCACTGATGAGGAAGAATGGCAGGAAAGGCTTGAAGTGCCTCAAGCACTGCCTCATCAAGACACACATGAAACATGGGGGGTCAGGAACAAACCCCAGAGGCTCTGACAGCGCGCCCTGTTTGGGAGCTGTAGAGCAATGGGTCTGTTCAAGTGGAGGGAGACACTGAGAGCAGAGGCTTGTGAGTGAAATGTGAAGCCTGAGCCACTAGAGGTTACTTGGCAGGAGTGCAAGGGCAGGCAGATGAAGGGCAGCGAGGAATAAATAGAAGATGTCTTGTTACTTGTGCAGAGATCATAAGCCTCAGCCTGTTAAGGACTGTGCCACAGCAGAGAGGATACAATTCCACCCTTGTCCAGAactccagcactgagcacatACCAGTGGCTCTGGTTTCAGCCCCAGATTGGGTGCTGTTGATACAACTGTTTTCGTGTTGGACTGCCTCTGTCCTCAGGCAGCACAACCCACAGTAAAAGCAGTGGGGAAACCCagggaaaaaacacataaaGTCATGCGTAGGCTATGGGTTTCCCCACCATGTTTACCAGAAGCAGTCTGAGGCAGAGGAATGGAAGGAAACATTGTTAGGAGACCTTAATTTGACATGTATAAGAGACCTTAACTTGCTACTGGCCAGCTGTAGAACAAGGCACTCCAGTGGCTGCAGGAATGCAGGAGCACAGGCCTTGGAGGGCTGGAGGCAGTGATGTGCCCATGTACCTACTGCTTGGTACTCTGTGGAGAGCAGCAAATGAGCTCTGCCAGGCAAAGCAGTGTGAGATCAGCCACAGTCTCTAAACCCAGGGGATATGGTCAGCACATCTTGCCAGCTTCTCCAGAACAAAGATTCAGGAATCCACTCTGCAGTGGAGAAGGCCTCTTCAGTTCAGCCAGTACTATGGAGACCCAACTCTTAGTGCTTTACACCAGGAGGTCTCAAACACACCACGGAGGAAGAAACATCAGTCCCACTTGCCAACAGGGAAGCTGAGGCACAGAACAGTGCCCTCTTGCAAGCCTGCAACTGACTGCACTCTTCCTGCACTCCAGCTCAATCTTCTGTTTGTTAGGCTGAATCAGTACTCAGCAATTCCCAAATTCACCATCATCCCAGTCAGGGAACATGACTTCAGCGGCAGACAAGAAAACTGAGCCAGTACCACTTCACACCTTCATCCCCAGACACTGAATCTCCCAGAACATGTGACACTGCAATGCTCACGTGCAGGGACCAATTCCTTCTCCCCATACTCAGGAGGATGCTGTGAAGGGGAGATtatggcagcaggaaaaaggactgggagcacagagctcaTCCTACAAACACAGTGCATGTGAAAAGTGCATTTCTGTTTCATCCTGCTGTTtcccaggaactgctgctggCCAGGTCACGGCCTCATTTTCCCTTAGCCCTCCTCCTTTGCAAGAAAGAGCAACAGAGTGAGCTGGACAGAGTGAGCTGCTCCACTCACCCTCTGCGCTGCTCAGCCAGCGAGCTGCCACGGGTCAGGGCAAACATGTCAAAGTCTTCTTCCAGCTTGCCAGAAGTGTCGAGGGACTGCAGCCCTGCACTTACACTGCTTGAGCCCAGGTCTGTGGGAGAgagagcagggtgagcaggcagcactgaaCAGTAAATGGAGGACTGTGGGCTTGGAGAGTGCTGGATGGAAAACTACCATCAGAACAGGCTAAACTACTCTAGGCCCActcctccatcctgctcctcagctgcagcaccGTCTATGCATGTGTGCAGTCGTGGGTGAAGTAACAGAAGCTGTTTCTTTGCCCACTCAGTAGATATTTTTGGCTCAGCTtcagacagaagcagcagcatcaaTTTACTGATGCTGAAGGCTAGATGTTTCTGACCATCTTAGACAACTCTGGAGGGAACTGCTCCATAACCTGTGGAAGAAAATAACCTGTACTTCTGGGCAAGCACCTCTGAGACAGATGAGTGGATTTCCATGACTCAGGCATCATCCAAAAAAAACTTGACTTGAAAAACACCTCAGCTGGCTTGTCTATAAAAACAGTCCGGTGCCAATTTTCTGTAACTGCATCCAGGCAGTGCTATGTAGGCTGTTGGTGTGTCTTGAAGAACCCCCAGGACCCCTCATGTTTTTTGAGTAAACAACCTGTCAAATCCTGGGTCCTGAGCCCAAGATGCTCATGGCTGCCTTTGCAGCATagcttcagctgctctgcttctcccaaACTCAGTGGTCAGCCTGACACCACACAACAAAAGAGGCAAGTaggcagtgctgccaggcaTTGCAGAGGGAGCAACTTTatccccagtcctgctggaaGGCCAGGTCCTTAGCCACAGACTAATACTGAGATCCTTCTTAAGtcacagccacctcctgcacAACGTGAGGTGAGGACACCAAGACATATGCTTGAGTGCCTTGGGGCACATACAAGTTTCTTCATGAGTTTATTAGTTGAAAACACATGGCATTTTTCTAGGTTACTCTAGGAATCTGACTAAATAATTTAGGGAGATGATTCGAGGATGGGAAAGGATTTTCAAAGCAGCCAGGAGAAAGACTAAGGGGAGAACCATATGACAACATACTCATTCCAGCCAGCTGAGAGGAAAGGTTGCTGTTGACTTCAGGCTGTTTCAGTGCTGAAGGAGTACTGGGTCCCAGGTCAATCAAGCTGTTCTCTGCCTCATTTGGTGcctttggaagaagaaaaaagaagatggTAGAGAGCTTCTGAAACTTGGACACACTGACCCTACAATCCTAGCTCACTCATACTAGAGAGGAAAGCCCTTCTGCACCCTTTGAAAGATATCAGCAgtgaagagggagaaaaggacaGCGATCAGAGAACTGGCTGGGGATAGTGTCCCAGGGCAGCATATGCCTTGGTAGCCATTCCCCCCATTCTGCTGGATGTCAGTAAGTAGGGTAGATACTGGTTCAGAGGACAGAGCAGTGCTCAGAGAAGGATCATAGGGGAATTGGAATCTCATATTCAATAACCataactgctgctgctctgctcttgctcattgggcagggcaggggaggttTGCAATGGGAAATGGGGTGTCCCGCACACCAGGTGCTCTGGTGCAGCTTGGCTGGGACAGCAAAGCCCACCATTTCTAAGTGGGGCAGACTGAACCTCCCTCCAAgtcagcagggcactgctggacCTGCAGGAAGCAAACCAGGCTGCACAGAGGGGCAGCTGCTCCGAGTTACCTTAACAGGCTGTCCTGTCCGAAGTCGCTCGAACCTGCAAGAAAGGTGACAGGATGCATTTCAGTAGGGTGGGCTCATTCACCCATAGCCCAAGAGGTTTTTTTATAAGACTTGGAACAGTCTGCCCTTTCCTACTCACTAGGTAAGGGGAACTATGGCTCAGGGCCAAATTTTCCCTTGAGATACCCCAGCAAGACCCATAGAGTTGATGTCTCCTGAGAGGGAGTGTGAGAAAGCTTCTTAGGATCATCCACACTTACTCGTAACCAATAGCTCTTCTTACAGTTCATCTGGAGATGAACGAGCAAAGACATGTTTGttgaaatggaaggaaaaaaaagtagtgctGATCCCATCTGGgcaatttctttctgttcccaTCTGCCTCAGAGGTAGAAAACCAGCTTTTTCCATGCAGTTGCCTCCTTCTTTTGAGTTATGCCACAGAGACATCTTTATATATCCCATCAGGAATTTACACAGCGGCTTTGAAGAGACAGGAATTAGTCATCAAAAACTGAGAACAGGCTTTGTTCTCAAAGATGGATGATACAGACTGATAATCACATCTTGAGTATTAAACACATGAGCAGATCCAAAGGGTGGGATAGGCAGCCTTCAAGGGCAGTAAAGTCTTGTGGGAGAGCAtggaagagaagggaggagagaggtACCTCTCATGGCGCAGAAACACGTTGTTGAGGTTGTCAttgatgaggagcagctcctcagtgaGCTGCTCATGGAGGACACGGGGAATCAGCTCTAGGACTCGCTGCTGCATGGCTCTGCATGTCCGATTCAGCTCCTGTTCAAAGCAGGGCAAGTCACCACAAAGGTCATATTATGGCTGAGCACTCACAAATTTGGGAGTCTGACGGGAACACAGACCCCAGAGGCTACTGGGATCTATCAGGAACTGTTGACGGGCAATAAATATTGGTGTGAGAGGTAAATTGAGTCTGAGCTTTACATGGAATAATTGTATGCTTTTTGTGTAACACATCACCCAGAAAGAAAGGCCCCTGGGGACTACAAGTTCCATTGTGAGATAATTCAGCCTTGGTAAGCCTTGGCTCCATTGTGAGATAATTCAGCCTTGGTAATGCGATTTCCACCCAACATTGAAACTCTACCTTTCTTGTGTCTCCCTTATTCCTGCACTCCCTGATAAGCCCCACACTAAACTGTCCAGTTGTTCCCCACACCTGGCATGCATTGGGCCTCAGTCCATCACGTCATTGCTAAATTGTGCCGCATGTGCCAGCCCTCCACGCTGCCCAGTGTTCCttacctgcagcagctccaggtcagAAGGCTCGGCCTGGGACGGCACCAGCTCTGTCAACATCTCCGACATAACCTTTGTGTTCCCATTCACCACTTCCAGCTCACTGCGCAGCTTCCCGATCTGCAAAAGAGAAGTGaagtcacagctctgccaggggaggctgaggTAGCTCTGAATGGCAGGGCACCATGTGTGCATGCCTGTTCATAGAGCTGGAGGGAACAGCCACTGGGGAGTTCTTTGTCTCCACTCATTTTAGCTCTCAGAAGCTCCCAGCAGAAAACCCCTCCATTACTTACCATCAAATTCATTTGCTGGTAGCACACGCCAGACCCTCACCTGGGATATTTGGCCACTAGTCTGGCCTTGATTTTTAAtggccagcacaggctgctgatATGATTCaaatctctcctctcctcagccaACAGCTCCTAAGTGGTAGCCATTTAAATTGTTTAATTTCCAATGTGGTGtaagagaggggaaaacaatTAATTCCAATTCAACAGGAGAGCCTCAGCTAAGTGTGCAGTTGAAGCTTTAGTCCTCTAGTTTACAAGCTGCTAATGAGCTTCTTTAGAACAGTTTCTACCCTCTGTTCTGCAAGGGAATGCAAAATACTGACAGCTAGGGGTTTGGTGCTGAACATGGTGTCCTATGAAGTCAgggtgaggaaggagaaaagaggatgGGGAAACATGTGAGGAAGCCCTAGCCTTTGGAAACCACATAGCCAGACAGGGTTGATTCATAGAAAATAAGCAGCAAGGCAATATAAACAAAGATTATAAAGGAGGCATCATGTCTCAGCTCTCCACTTCCCACTACCTGCAAGCAGCCCTGTCTTAATGAAACACAACCACTCCATGGTTGCAGTATTCCAGTTCATCACTGTGACCACAATGGAGCTCTGGGAAGCTCTTGTAAGACTGTGCTTTAGAGGAACAGCTCCTTGAAGACAGGGGCCAGAGCAGGACCAATACTGCAGTCCCAGAAAAGGGTTTGTGAATTAGTCTCAAACACAGGAAGAGTCAGCCAACATCCTGGGACTTGTGTCCAACtcacctgctctggtgtgggtgTGATGGGTGCATCACTGGATGTGCCTCTCCCAGGGGGCAGGGTGACAGGGTGGAGGATGGACTCCATCTGCTGAGGGGAGTTGACTGCAGGTGAGTTCTGTCCAGATTGAGAGTTGGAGCTATACACAGTCTACAGACAAAGGTGAGGAAAATGACAGAGAGAAGGAGATGTTAGACACTCACACTTGACAAGGCAGCGCAACTAGAGGAGAAATATTGATGGCAACTCCCCATCTAGTTTCAACAGCTCTTGGCTGTCCTGGAGCTTCTCACCACCCAAAAACTCTCTAAATTCAAGAAACAGTTCCTGAAATCCCCTCATTGCTCCAGAATGGCAGCTGCCCAACATTCTTCTCTTCAGCAATGTTCCCATACCCTCTGTGGCGTGTGGATGGGTGACAGCATGTCTAGATCAGTCATGGGGAACTCCAGTCCCTTCCGTCTCAGGTCTTCATAGACGGCAACGACACCAGTCAAGTCTGGAGAGCTGCGGAAGGCATCCGCCCAGGACTGGGGAGAAGGAAACAGCACAGCCCATCACCACATACAACAGCCTTCTGTACAAACACCTAACCACactctctgcactgctgcagatgCTCACACTTCTTGGCTCACCTGGATGAGGGTCAGCACCTTGTCATGCACTATGGCAGGTGGATTGTTCTTTGGCAGGATTGTTCTCACCAGGACACCTTCTACAAAATCCTGGCTGGACACAAGGACGTGGAAGCGATGGCCACAGTTCTTGACGCAGGTTTCCAGGACCTTCAAAGGCAATAAAGCATTAGCTGCAGCCTTCTCTGCCCTCATGTGTTAGGCTTGTTTGCTTTAGGTACATGTGTCCGTTCAGCATGTGTGCTAAAACTTGTGTTCAGCACTCAGCTTTACAGCACAGTatcacagagcagagagagagccCTGAGCGCTCACCGTCAAAGCCAGCATAACTTCATGGAAGTTCTTGTTCCCCACAATTCTTTTCTTAATGGCTCGGAAGGCATCTTTGGGCCTGAAGGAGaaatgagaggaagaaagaTCATCAGAAGGCTGAGGCAAGGCAAAACAGCCACAGGTTCTGGATGCCTCATACTCAGCAGGTGTCCCTCCTCACCATGTTTTCAGGATGGCTTGAAGCAGTGACTGGTAAAGCAGCTTTTGCTTGTGTTTCTGCAAAAGGAGTGGGGTTGGCTGATTATAGaaccatttaggttggaaaagaccttttaaggtcatcgagtccaaccataAACCTAACACTGTGAAgtccaccattaaaccatgtccttgAGTGCTATTACTGAAATTAGAGGCCTCTGTGCTGATGTCTGCAACAGCTCAAGGTCTTCAGGACGCAACAGAGAACAGAGTAAAAACAATGCTAGAAACACACTCCTGGGGGGTAGAGCAAAATCCCATGGCAGAGAGACTGAAGAGGAGGAGATCACAGAAAAGCTTGGCATGGGCTAGAAACAGGAAGGAGACACCAAGCTGCGGCAATTCCTGTGTTACTCAAAGAGGAGCTGTTTAACATTTCCCTTGGGAGAAGGAGGTTCAAAAGCTGCAGGGGAAACACTGTGGCAAAATCTTGCCTATACTGCAGGTGAATAAGACAGCAACAGCATAGCAGGGCCTCATTAACCATTCTCAGAGGGGAGAAACACCCTGGTCTCAGACCATTGCAGTCTTAAGAAGGCACAAATGAACCAACATGCTcttgcagagcacaggaaaagaagctgagctggaacagcagcagtgctggaggagaaaAGTGGGTGGAGGGCAGAAGTGTACTTCTGGGGCAGCATGGTGTCAATGGATGTGCATTAGCAGGGCAATGGAAGAGCCTGTCCAGCTGTTATCAGGTGCCCAGACCTGAAAGAAGTGGCCACAGCTCAGGTCTGAGAACTGTATTTGCACTGTGGGAACAGTGGAAAAGGAGTGGTGACAGATCTCTAAGTAGAGATGTTTGACTTTGTTTCCATACAACTGTGAAGCTGAAAACTGGGCTTGCTAATCCACTGTCAACATCACTGTGGGGGAGGACAGCAGGAGGGAAACCTACATGTTTTATTCCATGTAGCACCTTCTTTTTTACATGCTGCTCTTGACATCTCCACTGTGAGAAGGAGGATTCTACTTTGAATTCACTAGCAaatccccagctcctgagtTAACAAGTCTGGCAGATTGATTAACAtctccctgcagggagagggagacaAAAGCGCCCCCCACccattttgtgtgtgtttgagtGACTGTGCATGAAAATACCTGAGAAGAAACCCAAGAAAGACTGATACAGTGAGAGGAGTGAATAGCAGCCTGAGATTTTCCCCTCTTCTTAGTCTTTAGATTTTTAGCCTTTAGATTTTTACATtcccagagaagagaaagagaagggtATGAAGGGGCAATAAATCAAAGtggaagaaatgcaaatatgcCTTCTGGAGATGGGAGGCAGCCTGGCTTGAACAGAGGGTTGTCTGGGGACCCTGAAGGCCTGTTTGAATGGCTCCTAGCACTCACCAAGATTATAGAGAAGCATCTAATAAATGCTCTGACAGCTTTGCTGTGTCTCTAGGTCTCCTATCAGAACCCGTCTCAGGGATTGCTGGGAAGCCTAGCTTATTACCTCCCCCAGTGCATGCTACGACTGCAGCCTCGAGATGTGGTGTTACAGGGAATGCAGGGACCTGCCGCTGGATATGGGCCCTTGCCAGCTCCCTTACCCTTCTTCAGTCTCGTTAATGATGTCACAGATTTCCATGTTGAGAGCCCAGTCCTCACTCCGCAGGGACCCATCGGTAGCTctctctggaaaacagaagccAAGACAAGGTTAAGAGCAGCCCTGGAACTCTTAAGTTAAACTCTCACAAGACTCCAGACCCTAGGCTGCTTCTCCTGGCTGCCACTACAACATGCAAGGAGGCAAATCCATATGCAAATTCCAGGTCACCAAGTGCTCCCCACTAGGTGTCACCATGGCAGAGCACACTGCTGGGATGGTGGGTGCCCAGCTTCGCCCATGCCACCAATGCTACtggcacacaaacacactgtGTGTGACCTCTGGTGTCCTGCACACAAAGAGAAGGGGCTCAGCATGACTTCAGCTccacagctgaggaaaagggGCCTTATCTGCAAGGCCAGAAACTGTGAGTTCACCCTGCTCACACCGATACGGATCTAATGCAAATAACTCCAGTACTTGATTTGTACTACATAAGGAGACAAAAGAATCAaacccccccttttttttttgtataccAGCtctataaaaacaaacaagcaaacataGAAAATCAAAGCAGGGTTTCTCTTGTTTAACATTTACACCTCTCCCCTGAACTTCTGGCCTCTAGGGAGTGTGGGCAGAAATAAACTGCAGGCTGAAGTCGAAGCAATATTGTTCCAGCTTTGATTGTCTCCCCTTTAATTAGGAATTCCTCAGCCAGCCTTGATGTTATTTATTCAAGGCAGAGATTTGGGAAACGAGCAGCTAGTACTGGGAGCACCAGTGTCTCCACCCTGTAATCATCTGTGGCTCAGTCCTAGCCATGCCATTGACTCATGCCTTCAGGGACACCACCAGTAGCTGGGGGAAAGAGAACTGCCAGTGGGGCCAGCAGGACCCAGGCACTCCCGAGACCGCAGGGAAACACAGAGATGCAGCAAATGGCAAGCAGAGGACAAGAACcatcctttccagctctctcatCTTACCAAGCACTTGTCTTAGCACTGGGGCAAGAGAATTAAAACTGGCCAGACCGGTTTAGCACTTACCAGGTGCTCTTCAGGAGAGCTCAGACCCAGCAAGGTACTTACAGAAGTGACTGCATTTTCAAAACTGCTGTCCCTGCAAAATCTATGGCTGTCCCTTGCTGCTGTGGGTCCTCTACCCCTTTTGAGAGgtccttcctctgcagagctgccttttttttttttttttttttttttccccccccccccccccccccccccccccccccccccccccccccccccccccccccccccccccccccccccccccccccccccccccccccccccccccccccccccccccccccccccccccccccccccccccccccccccccccccccccccccccccccccccccccccccccccccccccccccccccccccccccccccccccccccccccccccccccccccccccccccccccccccccccccccccccccccccccccccccccccccccccccccccccccccccccccccccccccccccccccccccccccccccccccccccccccccccccccccccccccccccccccccccccccccccccccccccccccccccccccccccccccccccccccccccccccccccccccccccccccccccccccccccccccccccccccccccccccccccccccccccccccccccccccccccccccccccccccccccccccccccccccccccccccccccccccccccccccccccccccccccccccccccccccccccccccccccccccccccccccccccccccccccccccccccccccccccccccccccccccccccccccccccccccccccccccccccccccccccccccccccccccccccccccccccccccccccccccccccccccccccccccccccccccccccccccccccccccccccccccccccccccccccccccccccccccccccccccccccccccccccccccccctttttttttttttttttttttcttttgacctAGCAGCTAATGATCCCCATGTGGGAATGAAATTAAATACCCTTCACAGAGTAATGGGATAGGACCATAACACAGGAAGAAGATTTTTTAACTCCTGCCTGGGTAAGTACATCCATCATGTCCTATTAAGGGTCAGGCACAGAGCTATTCACACCACTGAGCAATGCAGCCTCTTATGCACGTGTCCCTCCCACGGATTGCACACCACAGTGTGAAGCTATCTGCATCTTATCACAATCCAGCCACCACCTTTTTTGTTGGCTACAGAATGCATTGATTACACAGTGATTATGCTGATGACATTGTAGCCACAGCCAGATGGAAGACGGCAGACAGGGAAGGAGAGTGGCAGAATGTTCTTGATACTCTTCCACCTTTCTAAAGGTCTGGCTATTACTGGAATAACCTTAAGTAAGGCTCCATGATTCAGGTAAACTTTTGTAACTTTGACTATCAACTTTACATAGGGATCCAGATCTCTGGCAGATCCGAGCTTCCTCAGCGAGGCACAGGAGGAAGGATTGCACTGGGTGATGTGGTGGAGAATACATCCAGGGCGATAGGCGTGTCTGGTGCACCAGGGCATGTACCAGTCAATGGGGGAAACTGTGGTAACACATGagggaaaatgttttccattggGGATCCTTTGGGATCAGGACTCAGTACTGTAGTAGATGTCAGAGCTCCAGgtttcctcctgccctgggacaccAGCCTTGCTGGCAGGCAGGTTGCAGCTCAGGTCAGTCCAATGGGTTTGGCTCATGTGGTCACAAAGCCCCCCTCACTTGTGCTCTCCTCCGGGATCCCCTGCTCATGACACATCATGGTTTGAACATTCCAGAAGTTTCCCTGCACTGTTTGCTGCCACTGGCAATGAATCACAGAAATCCACTGACAGGGAAGTCTACATCCACTCTTCTCATTGCACATGGGAGGAAAAACCAACAACTTAGGAACAGGGCTGAGCCTGCTTGGAAGCTCTGAGCTATAGAAAATACAAAGGACAAAACTAAAACCTTCATTTAACCACCAATCCTTGCTGTTCAAATCTCCCCGACCTTCCTTCGCATTGTACACAAACGTGAATTAAATCTGCAAACACCCTTTTCTCGCTTCCCCATGTTTGCTGGCACACTGTAACCTGCTCTCCACCACCCTTTCCCTCCAAATGCACCAGTTCTGCCAAGGTCGAGCAGCAggtttgcttttcagaaaggaatGTAAATAAACCATGCGTGCTCCTTCACCTGGCTGGCCATTTAGGGGAAAACTGGGCTGCCTCAGAAGTGACACACCCTGCCCCTGTCACCCCACACTAGGGTGGTCATCGGGCTACTGACACCCCAGTTCACACATCATcaagggagagctgcaggaaaacagcaaaccTGCcataaacaaaacacagagtCACAAAATGCAAAGCTGGAAGAGCAGTGCTTATGGAAAACACGAATGTGACCCTGAGGCAATTCCAAGGACAAAATGCTTGAATTTACCCAGTACAAATTAaggcctggcccagctggcaTTGGGAAAGCTGAGTTAATGCCCTTCTAATCCTCCTTGCTCTCTTCTAAG from Ficedula albicollis isolate OC2 chromosome 1A, FicAlb1.5, whole genome shotgun sequence carries:
- the TOM1 gene encoding target of Myb protein 1 isoform X2, with translation MEICDIINETEEGPKDAFRAIKKRIVGNKNFHEVMLALTVLETCVKNCGHRFHVLVSSQDFVEGVLVRTILPKNNPPAIVHDKVLTLIQSWADAFRSSPDLTGVVAVYEDLRRKGLEFPMTDLDMLSPIHTPQRTVYSSNSQSGQNSPAVNSPQQMESILHPVTLPPGRGTSSDAPITPTPEQIGKLRSELEVVNGNTKVMSEMLTELVPSQAEPSDLELLQELNRTCRAMQQRVLELIPRVLHEQLTEELLLINDNLNNVFLRHERFERLRTGQPVKAPNEAENSLIDLGPSTPSALKQPEVNSNLSSQLAGMNLGSSSVSAGLQSLDTSGKLEEDFDMFALTRGSSLAEQRRGVKYEDPQATKGLAGALDARQQNTGAGESGASSDGAQLTKWMMRQGMVPVPQGNFMEDIEKWLSTDVGESEDPKGVTSEEFDKFLEERAKVADRLPTLSSSSAGTSVSPPATSHHRKQAKEDDAMFAL
- the TOM1 gene encoding target of Myb protein 1 isoform X1, which gives rise to MEICDIINETEEGPKDAFRAIKKRIVGNKNFHEVMLALTVLETCVKNCGHRFHVLVSSQDFVEGVLVRTILPKNNPPAIVHDKVLTLIQSWADAFRSSPDLTGVVAVYEDLRRKGLEFPMTDLDMLSPIHTPQRTVYSSNSQSGQNSPAVNSPQQMESILHPVTLPPGRGTSSDAPITPTPEQIGKLRSELEVVNGNTKVMSEMLTELVPSQAEPSDLELLQELNRTCRAMQQRVLELIPRVLHEQLTEELLLINDNLNNVFLRHERFERLRTGQPVKAPNEAENSLIDLGPSTPSALKQPEVNSNLSSQLAGMNLGSSSVSAGLQSLDTSGKLEEDFDMFALTRGSSLAEQRRGVKYEDPQATKGLAGALDARQQNTGAVPVPQGNFMEDIEKWLSTDVGESEDPKGVTSEEFDKFLEERAKVADRLPTLSSSSAGTSVSPPATSHHRKQAKEDDAMFAL